In one Candidatus Brocadiaceae bacterium genomic region, the following are encoded:
- the recO gene encoding DNA repair protein RecO, which produces MAHYHHTEGICLRRVDYSNTSQVAAFLTPDAGRLSVMARGVTRAPRRGVRTALDLLSRYEIVYTTRRSGTLHNLTYRWLRERPYEPGGGLEGLLCSYYAAELVLNFVPDDAPCPDLYAALLRALRGFRSGERLGVGVLLLELAVLREHGTCPTFDACAECGRALPGRGPVVFSSAAGGPLCPRCGEGRGSGRATTTRADLLRTLTALSAAEPGPSAQPPALPAGSTLAMSALLRFHMRDLLGRELRLWKYLEGRRLSRSLRQVRGTAAPGTDR; this is translated from the coding sequence CTGGCACACTACCATCACACCGAAGGCATCTGCCTGCGCCGGGTCGACTACAGCAACACCAGCCAGGTGGCCGCCTTCCTGACCCCCGACGCCGGACGGCTCTCCGTGATGGCCAGGGGCGTCACGCGCGCCCCGCGCCGGGGCGTGCGCACGGCCCTGGACCTGCTGAGCCGCTACGAGATCGTCTACACGACGCGCCGCAGCGGCACCCTGCACAACCTGACCTACCGCTGGCTGCGCGAACGCCCCTACGAGCCCGGCGGCGGCCTCGAGGGCCTGCTCTGCAGCTACTACGCCGCCGAGCTGGTCCTGAACTTCGTCCCGGACGACGCCCCCTGTCCCGACCTCTATGCCGCGCTCCTGCGCGCCCTGCGGGGCTTCCGCTCGGGCGAGCGTCTCGGGGTGGGCGTGCTGCTGCTGGAGCTGGCCGTGCTCCGGGAGCACGGCACCTGCCCGACCTTCGACGCCTGCGCCGAGTGCGGGCGCGCCCTGCCGGGGCGGGGCCCCGTCGTGTTCAGCAGTGCCGCCGGCGGCCCCCTCTGCCCCCGGTGCGGCGAGGGCCGCGGCAGCGGCCGGGCCACCACAACGCGGGCGGACCTGCTGCGCACGCTCACGGCGCTCAGCGCCGCCGAACCGGGACCGTCCGCGCAACCCCCCGCGCTGCCGGCAGGCAGCACGCTGGCCATGAGCGCCCTGCTGCGGTTCCACATGCGCGACCTCCTGGGCCGCGAGCTGAGGCTCTGGAAGTACCTGGAGGGCCGCCGGCTCAGCCGGTCCCTCCGGCAGGTGCGCGGCACGGCCGCGCCCGGCACGGACCGGTGA
- a CDS encoding HlyC/CorC family transporter has protein sequence MFGGAELPILWAAIFVAALADAAIRFVSLARLEEALDSRTARERYARYLEGGRAASALCVLIRAAATVTLAALLAVRAHTENGTAAPAVLAAIALVLPAEFAARAIGRRLAAHVLLALLPPLYWLSWPLRGLADSPEGETDEEPEPAVVEAAKEEIRVAIEDGTLEGALEAEQKEMIEGILNFRDVDVGEIMTPRTDMECLQADLPLSDAIRNLATLHYSRIPVYEGTRDRIIGIAHVRDLLTAAIEPGQADRRLRDVVREPLFVPETKTVRALLEQFQREHVQIAIVLDEYGGVAGLLTVEDIMEEIVGEIQDEYDQEDLERRVVPLPSGAYELDARMHIDEVNDLLGLDIPEDEDYDTLGGYVTAAVARVPAPDEEIRTDGILVRVLEADARRVRRVHIERLPPPDGA, from the coding sequence GTGTTCGGAGGCGCCGAACTGCCGATCCTCTGGGCCGCCATCTTCGTGGCCGCCCTGGCCGATGCCGCCATCCGCTTCGTGTCTCTGGCCCGTCTCGAAGAGGCCCTGGACAGCCGCACGGCCCGCGAACGCTACGCCCGCTACCTGGAGGGCGGGCGGGCCGCCTCGGCGCTCTGCGTCCTGATCCGTGCGGCCGCCACGGTGACGCTCGCCGCCCTGCTGGCCGTCCGCGCGCACACGGAGAACGGAACGGCGGCCCCGGCCGTCCTGGCGGCCATCGCCCTGGTGCTGCCGGCGGAGTTCGCCGCCCGGGCGATCGGGCGGCGCCTGGCCGCCCACGTGCTGCTGGCCCTGCTGCCGCCGCTCTACTGGCTCTCCTGGCCGCTGCGCGGCCTCGCAGACAGCCCCGAAGGCGAAACGGACGAGGAGCCCGAACCCGCCGTCGTCGAGGCCGCCAAGGAGGAGATCCGCGTGGCCATCGAGGACGGCACCCTGGAGGGCGCACTCGAGGCGGAACAGAAGGAGATGATCGAGGGCATCCTGAACTTCCGCGACGTCGACGTCGGCGAGATCATGACACCCCGCACGGACATGGAGTGCCTGCAGGCCGACCTGCCCCTGAGCGATGCCATCCGCAACCTCGCCACGCTGCACTACAGCCGCATACCCGTCTACGAAGGCACCCGGGACCGGATCATCGGCATCGCGCACGTGCGGGACCTGCTGACGGCCGCCATCGAGCCCGGCCAGGCCGATCGCCGGCTCCGCGATGTCGTGCGCGAACCCCTGTTCGTGCCCGAGACGAAGACCGTCCGCGCCCTCCTGGAGCAGTTCCAGCGCGAACACGTCCAGATCGCCATCGTACTGGACGAATACGGCGGCGTGGCCGGCCTGCTGACCGTCGAGGACATCATGGAGGAGATCGTCGGCGAGATCCAGGACGAATACGACCAGGAAGACCTCGAACGCCGCGTCGTGCCCCTGCCGTCCGGCGCCTACGAACTGGACGCCCGCATGCACATCGACGAGGTCAACGACCTGCTCGGCCTGGACATCCCCGAAGACGAAGACTACGACACCCTGGGCGGCTACGTGACGGCCGCGGTCGCGCGCGTGCCCGCACCGGATGAGGAGATCCGGACCGACGGCATCCTGGTGCGCGTGCTCGAGGCGGACGCACGCCGCGTGCGCCGCGTGCACATCGAGCGCCTGCCGCCGCCGGACGGCGCATGA
- the ybeY gene encoding rRNA maturation RNase YbeY — translation MRCPRAAIRRAVAAAMRRAGRRADLSIVLVDDAEMAALNERYLNHAGPTDVLAFPYEADEDRVCGEIVLNAQRAAAEAAGRRHSAEGELMLYLVHGLLHLLGCDDARPAQRREMRRREAELLAEVGYDVDF, via the coding sequence ATGAGATGCCCCCGGGCCGCCATCCGCAGGGCGGTGGCCGCGGCCATGCGCCGCGCCGGCCGGCGGGCCGACCTGAGCATCGTGCTGGTCGACGATGCCGAGATGGCCGCGCTCAACGAACGCTATCTGAACCATGCCGGCCCGACCGACGTGCTGGCCTTCCCCTACGAGGCCGACGAGGACCGCGTCTGCGGCGAGATCGTCCTGAACGCCCAGCGTGCCGCCGCCGAGGCCGCGGGCCGCCGTCACTCGGCCGAGGGCGAACTGATGCTCTACCTCGTGCACGGCCTCCTGCATCTGCTCGGCTGCGACGACGCCCGACCGGCCCAGCGCCGGGAGATGCGCCGACGCGAGGCCGAACTGCTGGCCGAGGTCGGCTACGACGTGGACTTCTGA
- a CDS encoding HDIG domain-containing protein, whose amino-acid sequence MRPDSRQTNGTARAKGKGPEAPRPRVRLAALLRGLGFLLFTAALYSILIAGQTPLDVRLGEPAPRDYRARAPFVHLNRERTRAARLAARRAQPPVFRSAPRRWSGGVEALQEGLQTGPDALVWQRLPEEGFDRAAFLELAAGLAARPDVLTAALERMAAGHWARPGDLGHELMMETTAPHVVLRAPEGGETLLPREALNALEGGSPAFREALAPILADLPEAQADLLAAGIAHALHPNRELDVERSMEAGDRAAAELPPATETIEAGRLMLAQGSEVTRQHIDDLTRERANYWAGRTGRRVSLQRRIGVAVMLLILLLASVLYAERFEEQLLSRAKQLVALVVLTLGLVAVARLAVLWSVSPLWVPIPLLVMIMCLVYDQRFGLGAGLFYALLARLACPGAHLEFIVLLLGGVLTALFAGQVRTRSTLIKAGLMAGLVQLAAVWGLGLMAVLDGPLVPLRFWQSPLLNASLVALANGVASGFLVSGLLPAIERLFGVTTDIRLLEWSDPSQPLLQRLLLDAPGSYHHSMVVGSLASEAAEAIGANPLLARVSAYFHDVGKLKKPEYYAENMPEGGRNPHDELSPTMSSLIITAHPKDGSEMAQQYGVPPVVRDIILQSHGSTLLKFFWKKAQKANGEMDEMEEGHFRYRLPKPACKEAAIVMLADAVESAARSLDSPSLHQLQNLVHSIVLDRLHDGQLDESGLTITDLKRLEDCLVRGLTAVFHNRVSYPGQEAQTRGPADDKTPATARNGADAPRNGNGH is encoded by the coding sequence ATGCGACCGGATAGCAGACAGACCAACGGAACCGCGCGCGCCAAGGGAAAGGGCCCGGAGGCCCCGCGCCCGCGCGTGCGGCTGGCGGCCCTTCTGCGGGGTCTCGGCTTCCTCCTGTTCACCGCCGCCCTCTACTCCATCCTCATCGCAGGCCAGACGCCCCTGGACGTCCGCCTGGGAGAGCCCGCACCCCGCGACTACAGGGCCCGGGCGCCGTTCGTCCATCTGAACAGGGAGCGGACGCGCGCCGCACGCCTGGCCGCACGGCGTGCCCAGCCGCCCGTGTTCCGCTCAGCCCCGCGGCGCTGGAGCGGAGGCGTGGAGGCCCTGCAGGAGGGACTGCAGACAGGCCCCGACGCCCTGGTCTGGCAGAGACTGCCCGAGGAGGGCTTCGACCGGGCCGCATTCCTGGAACTCGCTGCCGGGCTCGCGGCGCGGCCGGACGTGCTCACGGCGGCCCTGGAGCGGATGGCCGCCGGCCATTGGGCCCGCCCGGGCGACCTCGGCCACGAGTTGATGATGGAGACGACGGCGCCTCACGTTGTCCTGCGCGCCCCGGAGGGCGGAGAGACGCTGCTCCCCCGCGAGGCCCTGAACGCCCTGGAGGGCGGCTCTCCGGCGTTCCGGGAGGCCCTGGCGCCGATCCTGGCCGACCTGCCCGAGGCCCAGGCGGACCTCCTGGCGGCCGGAATCGCCCACGCCCTGCACCCAAACCGGGAACTCGACGTGGAGCGGTCCATGGAAGCCGGCGACAGGGCCGCCGCCGAGTTGCCCCCCGCCACGGAGACCATCGAGGCCGGACGCCTCATGCTGGCCCAGGGCAGCGAGGTCACCCGCCAGCACATCGACGACCTGACCCGTGAGCGCGCCAACTACTGGGCGGGGCGGACCGGACGCCGCGTGAGCCTGCAGAGGCGCATCGGCGTGGCCGTCATGCTGCTGATCCTCCTGCTGGCGTCCGTGCTGTATGCCGAGCGCTTCGAGGAACAGCTCCTGAGCCGGGCCAAGCAGCTGGTGGCCCTGGTCGTGCTGACGCTCGGGCTGGTCGCCGTGGCGCGGCTGGCCGTCCTGTGGAGCGTCTCCCCCCTGTGGGTGCCGATCCCCCTGCTGGTGATGATCATGTGCCTGGTCTACGACCAGCGGTTCGGCCTGGGTGCGGGGCTGTTCTATGCCCTGCTGGCCCGGCTGGCCTGTCCGGGCGCCCACCTGGAGTTCATCGTGCTGCTGCTGGGCGGGGTGCTCACGGCGCTGTTCGCCGGCCAGGTGCGCACGCGCAGCACGCTGATCAAGGCGGGGCTGATGGCCGGGCTGGTGCAGCTCGCCGCCGTCTGGGGCCTGGGCCTGATGGCGGTGCTGGACGGGCCGCTGGTGCCGCTCCGGTTCTGGCAGTCGCCGCTTCTGAACGCCTCGCTGGTGGCCCTGGCCAACGGCGTGGCCTCCGGCTTCCTGGTCAGCGGCCTCCTGCCGGCCATCGAGCGCCTCTTCGGCGTCACCACGGACATCCGCCTGCTGGAATGGAGCGACCCGAGCCAGCCCCTGCTCCAGCGCCTCCTGCTGGACGCCCCGGGCTCCTACCACCACAGCATGGTGGTGGGCAGCCTGGCCTCGGAGGCCGCCGAAGCCATCGGCGCCAACCCCCTCCTGGCCCGCGTCAGCGCCTACTTCCACGACGTGGGCAAGCTGAAGAAGCCCGAATACTACGCCGAGAACATGCCCGAGGGCGGCCGCAACCCGCACGACGAACTCTCGCCCACCATGAGCAGCCTCATCATCACCGCCCATCCGAAAGACGGCTCCGAGATGGCCCAGCAGTACGGCGTCCCGCCCGTCGTCCGCGACATCATCCTCCAGTCCCACGGCTCCACCCTGCTGAAGTTCTTCTGGAAGAAGGCCCAGAAGGCGAACGGAGAGATGGACGAGATGGAGGAAGGGCACTTCCGCTACCGGCTCCCGAAGCCGGCCTGCAAGGAAGCGGCCATCGTGATGCTCGCCGACGCGGTGGAGAGCGCCGCCCGCTCGCTGGATTCGCCCTCGCTTCACCAGCTTCAGAACCTGGTTCACAGCATCGTCCTGGACCGCCTGCACGACGGGCAGCTCGATGAGTCCGGCCTGACCATCACCGACCTGAAGCGCCTGGAGGACTGCCTGGTGCGCGGCCTGACCGCCGTCTTCCACAACCGCGTCAGCTACCCCGGACAGGAGGCGCAGACGCGCGGCCCGGCCGACGACAAAACCCCGGCGACGGCCCGCAACGGCGCCGACGCCCCACGCAATGGCAACGGACATTAG
- a CDS encoding PhoH family protein, whose product MQVGGQYEVIRLFGPRDRHLKRLRDAFDVSVVARGEQVRVEGPDESVRRCEAALLAMEDELNRGAPITEGLVDRLIRQQQAGPTAAAAPGEERPSAEAEPWPGTIPKTPGQAAYVRAMLGSDVVFCIGPAGTGKTYLAVAVALNLLRAGRLNRLVLCRPAVEAGESLGFLPGDIQAKVNPYLRPLYDALHDLMDVRRVRRYLDSDIIEVVPLAFVRGRTLDNAFIILDEAQNCTVGQMKTFLTRLGQHAHLVVTGDITQIDLPPGERSGLVDAQDRLRDIPGIRFVWLDERDIVRHRLVRLILNAYNQGLPPPADTGQGGGHATG is encoded by the coding sequence ATACAGGTGGGCGGGCAGTATGAGGTGATCCGGCTGTTCGGCCCGCGGGACCGGCATCTGAAGCGCCTGCGCGACGCCTTCGACGTGTCCGTCGTCGCGCGTGGGGAGCAGGTGCGCGTGGAGGGCCCGGACGAGAGCGTGCGCCGGTGCGAGGCCGCCCTTCTGGCCATGGAGGACGAGCTGAACCGCGGAGCCCCGATCACCGAGGGCCTGGTCGATCGCCTCATCCGCCAGCAGCAGGCCGGCCCGACCGCCGCAGCCGCCCCGGGCGAGGAGCGCCCCTCCGCCGAGGCCGAGCCGTGGCCCGGCACCATCCCCAAGACGCCCGGGCAGGCCGCCTACGTGCGCGCCATGCTCGGCAGCGACGTCGTCTTCTGCATCGGCCCGGCCGGCACGGGCAAGACCTACCTGGCCGTCGCCGTGGCCCTGAACCTGCTGAGAGCCGGCCGCCTGAACCGCCTCGTGCTCTGCCGACCCGCCGTGGAGGCCGGCGAGAGCCTCGGCTTCCTGCCCGGCGACATCCAGGCCAAGGTCAACCCCTACCTGCGCCCCCTCTACGACGCCCTGCACGACCTGATGGACGTCCGGCGCGTGCGGCGCTACCTCGACAGCGACATCATCGAAGTCGTCCCACTGGCCTTCGTGCGCGGCCGCACGCTCGACAACGCCTTCATCATCCTGGATGAGGCCCAGAACTGCACCGTGGGCCAGATGAAGACCTTCCTGACGCGCCTGGGCCAGCACGCGCACCTCGTCGTCACGGGCGACATCACGCAGATCGACCTGCCCCCCGGCGAACGCAGCGGGCTCGTGGACGCGCAGGACCGCCTGCGCGACATCCCCGGCATCCGCTTCGTCTGGCTCGACGAGAGGGACATCGTCCGCCACCGGCTCGTCCGGCTGATCCTGAACGCCTACAACCAGGGACTGCCGCCGCCGGCGGACACCGGGCAGGGAGGCGGCCATGCGACCGGATAG
- a CDS encoding phosphatidate cytidylyltransferase, whose translation MPARTGLGLAAGLAVVMILVLDAAWPAGFVYAAVCMAVAAVALSELAGMAARVGVPVNAPLLVLAGSALFLLQWAGWAAPDTFGGPWFAAGLVPAVAVGAGLAEHVLRGRIPGAIESVGVLALGLIYVPLLLGFLTGVRLRWGVSGLFAVLAVCKFGSSGAYFFGSWLGRRKLAPVVSPGKTVLGAFAEVGTGMLVALLLSLSPLAVLAPGPSLAFGMLVSGAAIVGDLAASLLKRQAGLKDSSPILPGIGGMLDMIDGLLFAAPVAYFVLAVCGAGG comes from the coding sequence ATGCCCGCACGCACCGGGCTGGGACTGGCTGCCGGCCTGGCGGTCGTGATGATCCTGGTGCTCGACGCCGCCTGGCCGGCCGGCTTCGTCTACGCAGCCGTCTGCATGGCCGTGGCCGCCGTGGCCCTGTCCGAGCTGGCCGGCATGGCCGCCCGGGTGGGCGTGCCCGTGAACGCCCCGCTGCTGGTGCTCGCCGGCTCGGCCCTGTTCCTCCTTCAATGGGCCGGTTGGGCGGCGCCTGATACGTTCGGGGGGCCGTGGTTCGCCGCCGGCCTCGTGCCGGCCGTCGCGGTGGGCGCCGGGCTGGCCGAACACGTCCTGCGCGGCCGGATCCCCGGGGCGATCGAGAGCGTCGGCGTACTGGCGCTGGGCCTCATCTATGTGCCGCTGCTGCTGGGGTTTCTGACGGGTGTCCGCCTGCGATGGGGCGTGTCGGGGCTGTTCGCCGTGCTGGCCGTCTGCAAGTTCGGCTCCTCGGGCGCCTACTTCTTCGGCTCGTGGCTCGGCCGCCGCAAGCTGGCGCCGGTCGTCAGCCCGGGCAAGACGGTCCTCGGCGCGTTCGCCGAGGTGGGCACGGGCATGCTGGTGGCCCTCCTCCTGTCCCTCTCGCCCCTGGCCGTGCTGGCGCCGGGCCCGTCGCTGGCGTTCGGGATGCTGGTGTCCGGAGCGGCGATCGTGGGCGACCTGGCCGCCTCGCTTCTGAAGCGTCAGGCCGGGCTCAAGGACTCCAGCCCCATCCTGCCGGGCATCGGCGGCATGTTGGACATGATCGACGGCCTGCTGTTTGCGGCTCCCGTGGCTTACTTCGTGCTCGCGGTGTGCGGTGCGGGCGGATAG
- a CDS encoding isoprenyl transferase, whose protein sequence is MVDRPDRLPAHVAIMMDGNGRWARRRGLPRTEGHRAGSRSARAVAEACVELGIPVLTLFAFSTENWRRPRSEVRFLMANLRGYLREHTADLVENGIRMRAIGALDGLPRIVRRELARAENATQKGTALTLAVAVNYGARREIADAVRAIAARVQAGTLDPDSIDEDTVEQHLYTAGLPAPELLIRTGGEMRLSNFLLWQASYAELYITETLWPDFGRDEFIEALREFARRERRFGGLGADAPETQP, encoded by the coding sequence ATGGTTGACCGTCCGGACAGACTTCCCGCCCACGTGGCCATCATGATGGACGGCAACGGCCGTTGGGCGCGCCGCCGGGGCCTGCCCCGCACCGAAGGGCACCGTGCGGGAAGCCGCAGCGCCCGCGCCGTCGCCGAGGCCTGCGTCGAGCTGGGCATCCCGGTGCTGACGCTCTTCGCCTTCAGCACCGAGAACTGGCGCCGGCCCCGCTCGGAGGTACGCTTCCTGATGGCCAACCTGCGCGGCTACCTGCGCGAGCACACCGCGGACCTCGTGGAGAACGGAATCCGCATGCGCGCCATCGGCGCCCTGGACGGCCTGCCCCGGATCGTGCGGCGAGAGCTGGCCCGTGCGGAGAACGCCACGCAGAAGGGCACCGCGCTGACGCTGGCCGTGGCCGTCAACTACGGCGCCCGGCGCGAGATCGCCGACGCCGTCCGGGCCATCGCCGCCAGGGTCCAGGCCGGGACGCTGGACCCGGACTCCATCGACGAAGACACCGTGGAGCAGCACCTCTACACGGCCGGACTGCCGGCCCCGGAGCTGCTGATCCGCACGGGCGGTGAGATGCGCCTGAGCAACTTCCTGCTCTGGCAGGCATCCTATGCCGAGCTGTACATCACCGAGACGCTGTGGCCGGACTTCGGCCGCGACGAATTCATCGAGGCGCTGCGAGAGTTCGCCCGGCGCGAGCGCCGGTTCGGCGGGCTCGGCGCCGACGCGCCCGAGACACAACCATGA